One Meleagris gallopavo isolate NT-WF06-2002-E0010 breed Aviagen turkey brand Nicholas breeding stock chromosome 11, Turkey_5.1, whole genome shotgun sequence genomic region harbors:
- the LOC109369364 gene encoding uncharacterized protein LOC109369364 → MWHPHTAVAAGGGLAQGSAHWRSCLIASLALGQRGGASGAGNLCGHIMGQLLWSWVLWGLWVLPGECRGRLRHRGSRTHHGAKEARGSVLQQPAWWGGEMGTQWITVGSKGLVAQPALAHTQAPPGNVGAAGMGPLVPAQDPAEPVGSSHVPDSISAEQHQDMSPTVPELGTCQLSPGRTEKPSVLGDGSGNARLELIPTHQGAQSSAWVSSMLRG, encoded by the coding sequence ATGTGGCACCCCCACACTGCAGTGGCAGCTGGAGGAGGGCTGGCACAGGGCAGTGCTCACTGGAGGAGCTGCCTCATTGCATCACTGGCCCTCGGACAGCGAGGAGGTGCCAGCGGTGCCGGGAACCTTTGTGGCCACATCATGGGGCAGCTGCTGTGGAGCTGGGTGCTGTGGGGACTCTGGGTGCTGCCAGGTGAGTGCCGGGGTCGTCTGCGTCACCGGGGCAGCCGGACACACCACGGTGCCAAGGAGGCACGGGGATCTGtcctgcagcagcctgcatgGTGGGGAGGAGAGATGGGCACCCAATGGATTACAGTGGGAAGCAAAGGGCTTGTTGCTCAGCCTGCCCTTGCTCACACCCAAGCCCCACCAGGGAATGTGGGAGCAGCAGGCATGGGGCCCCTTGTCCCAGCACAGGACCCAGCAGAGCCGGTTGGCAGCTCCCACGTGCCTGACAGCATCAGTGCCGAACAGCATCAGGATATGTCACCCACTGTGCCTGAGTTGGGCACGTGCCAGCTGTCCCCTGGCCGAACAGAGAAGCCTTCTGTCCTCGGAGATGGTTCAGGTAATGCCAGGTTGGAGCTGATCCCTACCCACCAGGGAGCTCAGTCCAGTGCCTGGGTGAGCAGCATGCTCAGGGGTTAG
- the LOC104912663 gene encoding LOW QUALITY PROTEIN: mucin-4 (The sequence of the model RefSeq protein was modified relative to this genomic sequence to represent the inferred CDS: inserted 1 base in 1 codon) — MGGIAFCLLTGSAVLQVVLAAVDPMSPSKEQEMPSSAAVSGGVAGWDSPQARLAYPKQTDWTTSVPLAPGTTQISSPVPTGHKMAVTHENRDTEPATAMLSPAPRVPMEKGTGISVPRGSSTAPTKSVGEHSALQSTSGQPTPGSTLPLQEITVTEERMHATRLLTGDVPMPSGGLSPAVRHVPATPLVLGTEAPSSATSTATDDSGLVQPHRAVTVEWTPGTAQTVVLSDVQHSTGTSPHSLTWSPGELLTASVRLSQEVTPGLDEATSPLFTTASITVGNPEPTSTMSDRVTSPTVPHLSTAPYAVLGSAETVSIAAKATTGTAVLQTEGTPMGLGMGTVSSVVAAVSLPDGVPGEGYSTRTWAVTGTPAAHPSGSSSGWVGRTVTPSFGSDSYGSGTATLSASPQDPMEKGTGTSEPLGSSTTPTMSVGSPRALQSTSGQPAPGTPVPLQEGITEKEHVSDSSILTGDVPAPSEGLSPSVTLTPAAPLVLGTEAPSSATSSATDDDGLMQPHRAVTVEWTPGTAQTVVLSDVQHSTGTSPHSLTWSPAELHTASVRLSQEVTPGLDEATSPLFTTASITVGNPEPASTMSDRVTSPTVPATTGSSHHAGIQKSGTMIAPGTASATITPPAVDGVSEATAPGLPAPGTVGDGLHGDTAVTHPRVTSQLHATTTAALGTSTTAMDVSSAPHLSTAPYAVLGSAETVSIAAKATTGTAVLQTEGTPMGLGMGTVSSAVAAVSLPDGVPGGGYSTRTSEMTGTSAIHPDSSTSGWAGRTVTAGFGSDPYGPGTATLSPAPHSPADKGTGISVPLGSSTAPMKTVGSPRALQSTSGQAAPGSTLPLQEITVTEERMHATRLLTGDVPAPSEGLSPAVRHVPATPLVLGTEAPSSATSTATDDSGLVQPHRAVTVEWTPGTAQTVVLSDVQHSTGTSPHSLTWSPGELHTASVRLSQEVTPGLDEATSPLFTTASITVGNPEPTSTMSDRVTSPTVPATTGSSHHAGIQKSGTMIPPGTASATITPPAVDGVSEATAPGLPAPGRSGDGLHGDTAVTHPRVTSQLHATTTAALGTSTTAMDVSSAPHLSTAPYAVLGSAETVSIAAKATTGTAVLQTEGTPMGLGMGTVSSVVAAVSLPDGVPGEGYSTRTWAVTGTPAAHPSGSNSGWVGRTVTPSFGSDSYGSGTATLSASPQDPMEKGTGTSEPLGSSTAPAKSVGEHSALQGTAGKPTLGTAIPLQEITMTEAHVSGTHMLTSDVPMPSGGLSPAVRHVPATPLVLGTEVPSSATSTATDDDGLMQPHRAVTVEWTLGTAQTVMLSDVQHSTGTSPHSLTWSPAELHTASVRLSQEVTPGLDEATSPLFTTASIXXXXXXXXXXXXXXXXXXXXXXXXXXXXXXXXXXTMIPPGTASATITPPAVDGVSEATAPGLPAPGTVGDGLHGDTAVTHPRVTSQLHASTAPALDTSATAMDVSTVPHVLTTPFTASGSAKHVSITAEATTGTAVLQTEGTLMGLDMGMVPSTVPAVALPHGSTVGQMMGSVALGWGSRTQALAGSIPVENPTVGVLIPTANTESTSVVSALPAPHPSSAGTIAQLGTATPNHSHSAARVTVDLDISSSTTPVDAGAEPGVRRATPVSPSAVGSQHPPTSLASVTALSPALSRSAAEQDVSVSPSVFQNSSLAVVASSVTPTVVASITSSANVTGPAVVAPSVTPSVSASGPAVGTRDASLRMVTTPSSNVPSSSLGPHSTHVTPGTPIKTTSSPRDPALKDSSTDMWEATAMSWKGTISSSNAITPADSPTIDTSMVTRHTTVSPPTATASSGAQSPSAMHDVPTALRVTNHKATSAFTAMSSPAKGMPAASSPTRAAPGLGAQNGPITAPGAPTYATLQNPMSKPGAELTPAVSLYPFGAVEGDTECIQRTVDFNSPLLKPEIGFPLGKALRDTLYFTDNGQIIFPPTDSHVPSSPHPPSQGFSGHEALPTVAAFWDDADFSHGVGTTWYQEYPTLGSIRDPIIHDVEAKIQKYMQVPYSAKWTLKVTWEKAPPYPSQLDDAQTNTYQAVLSTDGSLSFALLLYQDGGMRWDYARLAAKDALIGFSSGDGYAQNSELTEEPPAVRYRPDQHRSSGTDVRGLWLFLLANRSQVNYRLQCLTWLQEQPSPSTWSMELPPCPCSRPQAELDPRYRRSRSAESPPAPGVTTVPQNTSDLFVTVLRTTSPSRMGAGVRCVYRGMGFLEGWQERFWSPPNNPSDNGELEAFEWCCRHVGKPHFCTRYSEKRPRAGCEGYVPPTPANAFGDPHVTTLDGLTYTFNALGDFMLLLASDAHTSFVLQGRMARTSTAQATNFMAFIAQYTSNTTTTVEWTLGSHNEVQVLLNYKTIQFSYSQDMDAEVYYSPSVLLVNTSSITAVFDGTISISVSANSGMLSAVCSLLEQYYNGTRGLLGVWNHNPADDFQMPNGTNIPVNSSEEDIFSYGMTWAVGEHSLFAHPLAAPVRTFNPIFLSQLRQENKTQYQLAASQCHGCRECIYDMLSTGDVALGLATQSLVEDYQKRKAALDSFPPVITGSPLLTAFRTEQVTRQYRATGPGVHFVPHVSPELNISEDGMLTWEPRGTAPLSITLQAVSPHLPPALLQLSFTLCSCRSIQQCDYSITTTIASSSLQLAACRCDDGYWGSFCQHAPDPCAQGCFPGVGCDPQTGCDPCPPGLTGDGRHCADIDECVQKTVCQGNLTCTNTVGSYTCSCPSNAAGEGLGCGTACRSHSCPEGFCSNGGRCRLHPPSCTPTCECPPAFTDRHCVVAGGDFQPLASADLPQRSVLLWVRAMQSATAEEVNATVSAILGSLEVKAFWSNANITCMTIDGLTFAVVSKFTYNSSSFVIQFLNEELTAAITTAFNGQRARREVGAHLLFVRLHLDNITDLVKLSVPELQHYFSCTLYGYEGYQLDYVGTSGLTCISPCKKGYCQHGGHCQHLPEGPTCSCVPFSIFSPGGAHCEQLAVSLAAFISIMVGALALLCLLLSTACLAAQLCRRHRDLRGTKGTFWRERPFSSLIKAEEGAEASGRLWEPKLWAIDPSIQMQFKRPHILPPSQGTVQP, encoded by the exons ATGGGTGGAATTGCCTTCTGTCTCCTCAcaggcagtgcagtgctgcaggtggtgctggcagcagtggaTCCCATGAGTCCCAGCAAGGAGCAGGAGATGCCTTCTAGTGCAGCAGTCTCTGGGGGGGTGGCAGGATGGGACAGTCCCCAGGCAAGGCTTGCCTACCCAAAACAAACTGACTGGACGACCAGTGTCCCCCTGGCTCCTGGCACCACTCAGATCTCATCCCCTGTGCCTACAGGGCACAAAATGGCTGTTACCCATGAGAACAGGGATACAGAGCCAGCCACAGCCATGCTGTCCCCAGCTCCACGTGTACCTATGGAGAAGGGGACAGGCATCTCAGTGCCAcggggcagcagcactgctcccacaAAGTCTGTGGGAGaacacagtgctctgcagagcacttCTGGGCAGCCCACACCAGGATCAACCCTCCCTCTGCAAGAGATAACAGTGACTGAGGAACGTATGCATGCCACCAGATTGCTGACAGGCGACGTCCCAATGCCCAGTGGAGGTTTGTCTCCTGCAGTGAGACATGTCCCTGCAACTCCTCTGGTGCTGGGAACAGAAGCACCTTCCTCAGCCACCAGCACAGCGACTGATGACAGTGGGTTGGTGCAGCCTCACCGTGCTGTCACTGTGGAGTGGACACCGGGGACAGCACAGACCGTGGTGCTGTCTGATGTCCAACACAGCACAGGGACTTCACCCCACTCCCTCACCTGGAGCCCAGGTGAGCTGCTCACAGCTTCTGTGCGCCTGTCCCAGGAGGTGACACCAGGGCTGGACGAGGCCACCTCTCCTCTTTTCACCACAGCCAGCATCACCGTGGGGAACCCTGAGCCTACATCAACCATGTCTGACCGTGTCACATCTCCCACTGTGCCA CATCTATCCACTGCCCCATAtgcagtgctgggcagtgctgagACGGTGTCCATCGCTGCCAAAGCCACCACAGgcactgctgtcctgcagaCTGAAGGTACCCCAATGGGGCTGGGCATGGGGACGGTCTCCAGTGTGGTagctgctgtgtcactgccagATGGTGTCCCTGGAGAAGGGTACAGCACCAGGACTTGGGCAGTGACAGGTACCCCTGCTGCCCACCCCAGTGGCAGCAGCTCTGGATGGGTAGGTAGGACTGTGACTCCAAGTTTTGGCTCTGACTCATATGGATCAGGCACAGCCACGCTGTCAGCATCTCCACAAGACCCCATGGAGAAGGGGACAGGCACCTCAGAGCCACTGGGCAGCAGCACCACTCCCACAATGTCTGTGGGGTcacccagagctctgcagagcacttctgggcagcctgcacctGGAACTCCTGTGCCTCTACAAGAAGGGATCACGGAAAAGGAACATGTAAGTGACAGCAGCATTCTGACAGGAGATGTCCCAGCACCCAGTGAAGGTTTGTCACCATCTGTGACACTCacccctgcagctcctctggtGCTGGGGACAGAAGCACCTTCCTCAGCCACCAGCTCAGCGACTGATGACGATGGGTTGATGCAGCCTCACCGTGCTGTCACTGTGGAGTGGACACCGGGGACAGCACAGACCGTGGTGCTGTCTGATGTCCAACACAGCACAGGGACATCACCCCACTCCCTCACCTGGAGCCCAGCTGAGCTGCACACGGCTTCTGTGCGCCTGTCCCAGGAGGTGACACCAGGGCTGGACGAGGCCACCTCTCCTCTTTTCACCACAGCCAGCATCACCGTGGGGAACCCTGAGCCTGCATCAACCATGTCTGACCGTGTCACATCTCCCACTGTGCCAGCAACTACAGGGTCATCTCATCATGCTGGAATACAAAAATCAGGAACCATGATCGCCCCAGGCACAGCCTCAGCAACAATCACTCCTCCTGCCGTTGATGGTGTCAGTGAGGCCACAGCCCCTGGTCTACCAGCCCCTGGTACAGTTGGAGATGGGCTGCACGGAGACACAGCCGTTACCCATCCCCGTGTCACCTCTCAGCTCCATGCCACCaccacagcagctctgggcaCGTCAACCACAGCCATGGATGTCAGCTCTGCACCACATCTATCCACTGCCCCATAtgcagtgctgggcagtgctgagACGGTGTCCATCGCTGCCAAAGCCACCACAGgcactgctgtcctgcagaCTGAAGGTACCCCAATGGGGCTGGGCATGGGGACGGTCTCCAGTGCGGTagctgctgtgtcactgccagATGGTGTCCCTGGAGGAGGGTACAGCACCAGGACCTCAGAAATGACAGGTACCTCTGCTATCCAccctgacagcagcacctccgGATGGGCAGGAAGGACAGTGACCGCAGGGTTTGGCAGTGACCCATATGGACCAGGCACAGCCACGCTGTCTCCAGCTCCACATAGCCCTGCAGACAAGGGGACAGGCATCTCAGTGCCactgggcagcagcactgctcccatgAAGACTGTAGGGTCACctagagctctgcagagcacttCTGGACAGGCTGCACCAGGATCAACCCTCCCTCTGCAAGAGATAACAGTGACTGAGGAACGTATGCATGCCACCAGATTGCTGACAGGCGACGTCCCTGCACCCAGTGAAGGTTTGTCTCCTGCAGTGAGACATGTCCCTGCAACTCCTCTGGTGCTGGGAACAGAAGCACCTTCCTCAGCCACCAGCACAGCGACTGATGACAGTGGGTTGGTGCAGCCTCACCGTGCTGTCACTGTGGAGTGGACACCGGGGACAGCACAGACCGTGGTGCTGTCTGATGTCCAACACAGCACAGGGACTTCACCCCACTCCCTCACCTGGAGCCCAGGTGAGCTGCACACAGCTTCTGTGCGCCTGTCCCAGGAGGTGACACCAGGGCTGGACGAGGCCACCTCTCCTCTTTTCACCACAGCCAGCATCACCGTGGGGAACCCTGAGCCTACATCAACCATGTCTGACCGTGTCACATCTCCCACTGTGCCAGCAACTACAGGGTCATCTCATCATGCTGGAATACAAAAATCAGGAACCATGATCCCCCCAGGCACAGCCTCAGCAACAATCACTCCTCCTGCCGTTGATGGTGTCAGTGAAGCCACAGCCCCTGGGCTACCAGCCCCTGGAAGATCTGGAGATGGGCTGCACGGAGACACAGCCGTTACCCATCCCCGTGTCACCTCTCAGCTCCATGCCACCaccacagcagctctgggcaCGTCAACCACAGCCATGGATGTCAGCTCTGCACCACATCTATCCACTGCCCCATAtgcagtgctgggcagtgctgagACGGTGTCCATCGCTGCCAAAGCCACCACAGgcactgctgtcctgcagaCTGAAGGTACCCCAATGGGGCTGGGCATGGGGACGGTCTCCAGTGTGGTagctgctgtgtcactgccagATGGTGTCCCTGGAGAAGGGTACAGCACCAGGACTTGGGCAGTGACAGGTACCCCTGCTGCCCACCCCAGTGGCAGCAACTCTGGATGGGTAGGTAGGACTGTGACTCCAAGTTTTGGCTCTGACTCATATGGATCAGGCACAGCCACGCTGTCAGCATCTCCACAAGACCCCATGGAGAAGGGGACAGGCACCTCAGAGCCactgggcagcagcactgctcccgCAAAGTCTGTGGGAGaacacagtgctctgcagggcacCGCTGGGAAGCCAACACTGGGAACAGCCATCCCTCTGCAAGAGATAACAATGACTGAGGCACATGTGAGTGGCACCCACATGCTGACAAGTGACGTCCCAATGCCCAGTGGAGGTTTGTCTCCTGCAGTGAGACATGTCCCTGCAACTCCTCTGGTGCTGGGAACAGAAGTACCTTCCtcagccaccagcacagcaaCTGATGATGATGGGTTGATGCAGCCTCACCGTGCTGTCACTGTGGAGTGGACACTAGGGACAGCACAGACCGTGATGCTGTCTGATGTCCAACACAGCACAGGGACATCACCCCACTCCCTCACCTGGAGCCCAGCTGAGCTGCACACGGCTTCTGTGCGCCTGTCCCAGGAGGTGACACCAGGGCTGGACGAGGCCACCTCTCCTCTTTTCACCACAGCCAGCA NNNNNNNNNNNNNNNNNNNNNNNNNNNNNNNNNNNNNNNNNNNNNNNNNNNNNNNNNNNNNNNNNNNNNNNNNNNNNNNNNNNNNNNNNNNNNNNNNNNNAACCATGATCCCCCCAGGCACAGCCTCAGCAACAATCACTCCTCCTGCTGTTGATGGTGTCAGTGAGGCCACAGCCCCTGGTCTACCAGCCCCTGGTACAGTTGGAGATGGGCTGCACGGAGACACAGCCGTCACCCATCCCCGTGTCACTTCTCAGCTCCATGCCTCCACTGCACCAGCTCTGGACACATCAGCGACGGCCATGGATGTCAGCACTGTGCCACATGTGCTCACCACCCCATTTACAGCCTCAGGCAGTGCCAAGCATGTTTCCATCACTGCCGAAGCCACCACAGgcactgctgtcctgcagaCTGAAGGCACTCTGATGGGGCTGGACATGGGCATGGTCCCCAGCACAGTTCCTGCTGTGGCACTCCCCCATGGCAGCACAGTTGGACAAATGATGGGGTCAGTGGccctgggatggggcagccgCACCCAGGCATTAGCAGGCTCAATCCCAGTTGAAAACCCCACAGTGGGTGTCCTCATCCCCACAGCCAACACTGAGAGCACTTCTGTGGTGTCAGCACTACCAGCACCACATCCTTCCAGTGCCGGCACCATTGCTCAGCTAGGCACAGCCACTCCAAACCACAGCCATAGTGCTGCTCGGGTGACAGTGGACTTGGACATCTCCTCATCCACTACCCCTGTGGATGCTGGTGCTGAGCCGGGTGTCAGAAGGGCCACCCCTGTGTCACCATCTGCAGTGGGCAGCCAACATCCTCCCACATCCCTGGCATCGGTCACAGCACTGTCCCCTGCCCTCAGTCGCAGCGCTGCTGAGCAGGATGTGAGCGTGTCCCCTTCTGTGTTCCAGAACAGCAGTCTGGCAGTGGTGGCATCCTCTGTCACACCAACTGTGGTGGCATCCATCACATCCAGTGCCAATGTCACTGGTCCAGCAGTGGTGGCACCCTCCGTCACACCCAGTGTCAGTGCCAGTGGTCCAGCAGTGGGAACAAGAGATGCCTCTCTCCGTATGGTCACAACGCCCTCCTCTAATGTCCCTAGCAGCTCTCTGGGGCCACACAGCACCCATGTCACCCCAGGGACACCCATCAAGACCACCAGCAGTCCCCGTGACCCAGCCTTAAAGGATTCCAGCACAGACATGTGGGAAGCCACAGCCATGTCCTGGAAGGGCACCATCTCCTCCAGCAATGCCATAACACCAGCTGACTCACCCACCATTGACACCTCCATGGTGACCAGGCACACCACGGTGTCACCTCCTACGGCAACGGCCAGCAGTGGTGCCCAGTCCCCCTCTGCCATGCACGATGTCCCCACTGCCCTGAGAGTGACAAACCACAAGGCCACCTCTGCATTTACTGCCATGTCCAGCCCTGCCAAGGGCatgccagcagccagcagtcccaccagagcagctccaggctTAGGGGCACAGAATGGACCAATCACAGCACCAGGGGCACCCACTTATGCCACCCTCCAGAATCCCATGTCCAAGCCTGGCGCTGAGCTCA CCCCAGCAGTGTCACTGTACCCATTTGGCGCAGTGGAAGGGGACAcagagtgcatccagagaaCAGTGGACTTTAACTCCCCACTGCTGAAGCCTGAGATCGGATTCCCCTTGGGGAAGGCACTGCGGGACACCCTCTAC TTTACAGACAATGGACAAATAATTTTCCCTCCCACGGACAGCCACGTCCCCTCCAGCCCCCACCCCCCTTCCCAGGGCTTCAGTGGCCACGAGGCTTTACCCACGGTGGCCGCCTTTTGGGACGATGCGGATTTCTCTCATGGTGTTGGCACCACCTGGTACCAG GAGTACCCCACCCTCGGCTCCATCCGAGATCCTATTATCCATGATGTGGAAGCGAAGATTCAGAAATACATGCAGGTGCCATACTCTGCTAAATGGACCCTGAAGGTGACGTGGGAGAAGGCTCCACCGTACCCGTCACAGCTGGATGATGCACAG ACCAACACATACCAGGCGGTGCTCTCCACCGATGGCAGCCTCTCCTTCGCCTTGCTGCTGTACCAGGATGGTGGCATGCGGTGGGACTATGCCAGGCTGGCAGCCAAGGATGCGCTCATCGGCTTCTCCAG TGGTGATGGCTATGCCCAGAACAGTGAGCTGACTGAAGAGCCACCAGCTGTTAGGTACCGTCCAGACCAGCACCGCAGCTCCGGCACTG ATGTGCGTGGGCTGTGGCTGTTCCTGCTGGCCAATCGCAGCCAGGTGAACTACAGGCTGCAGTGCCTGAcgtggctgcaggagcagccatCACCGTCCACCTGGAGCATGGAGCTGCCACCCTGCCCCTGCTCACggccccaggcagagctggacCCCCGATACCGCCGGAGCAGAAGTGCTGAGTCCCCTCCTGCACCTGGGGTGACCACTGTACCCCAAAATACTTCAGATCTCTTTGTGACGGTGCTGCGCACCACATCCCCCAGCCGGATGGGAGCTGGAGTGCGGTGTGTGTATCGCGGCATGGGGTTTTTGGAAGGATGGCAGGAGAGATTCTGGAGCCCACCCAACAACCCTTCAGACA ATGGGGAGCTGGAGGCATTTGAATGGTGCTGCCGGCACGTGGGGAAGCCTCATTTCTGCACCAGGTACAGCGAGAAGAGACCAAGAGCTGGCTGTGAGGGATATGTGCCACCCACCCCTG CCAATGCCTTTGGGGACCCCCATGTCACTACCCTGGATGGCCTCACCTACACTTTCAATGCACTTGGGGacttcatgctgctgctggccagtGATGCCCACACCAGCTTTGTGCTGCAAGGGCGCATGGCCCGCACCAGTACAGCCCAGGCCACCAACTTCATGGCCTTCATTGCCCAGTACACCTCCAACACCACCACAACA GTTGAGTGGACCTTGGGGAGCCATAATGAGGTCCAAGTTCTGCTGAACTACAAAACCATCCAGTTTTCCTACTCCCAAG ACATGGATGCTGAGGTGTACTACAGCCCCAGTGTCCTGCTGGTCAACACCTCCTCCATCACAGCCGTCTTTGATGGGACCATCTCCATCTCCGTCTCAGCCAACTCTGGGATGCTCAGTGCGGTATGCAGCCTGCTGGAGCAGTACTACAATGGCACCAGGGGCCTGCTGG GTGTATGGAACCACAACCCAGCAGATGACTTCCAGATGCCAAATGGAACTAACATCCCTGTAAACAGCAGTGAGGAAGATATTTTCAGCTATGGGATGACCT GGGCTGTTGGAGAGCACAGCCTGTTTGCCCACCCCCTGGCTGCACCAGTAAGAACCTTCAACCCCATCTTCTTGTCTCAGCTGCGACAGGAGAACAAAACCCAATATCAGCTGGCAGCCTCACAGTGCCACGGCTGCAGGGAGTGCATCTATGACATGCTGAGCACAggggatgtggccctgggctTGGCCACCCAGAGCCTGGTGGAGGACTACCAGAAGAGGAAGGCAGCGCTTG ATTCCTTCCCTCCTGTCATCACCGGCAGCCCATTGCTCACAGCATTCAGGACAGAACAAGTCACCAGGCAGTACCGAGCTACAGGGCCGGGTGTACACTTTGTCCCTCACGTCTCACCAGAGCTCAACATATCAG AGGATGGCATGCTGACATGGGAGCCCCGTGGGACAGCCCCGCTCAGCATCACCCTACAGGCTGTCAGCCCACACctccccccagccctcctgcagctcagcttcACCCTGTGCAGCTGCCGCAGCATCCAGCAGTGTGACTACAGCATCACAACCACCATCGCCAGCTCCTCCTTGCAG ctggcagcctgcaggTGTGACGATGGATACTGGGGCTCCTTCTGCCAGCACGCACCAGACCCCTGTGCCCAAGGCTGCTTCCCTGGGGTGGGCTGTGACCCACAGACAGGCTGTGATCCTTGCCCACCTGGGCTGACTGGCGATGGGCGGCACTGTGCAG ATATCGATGAGTGTGTGCAGAAGACGGTGTGCCAGGGGAACCTCACCTGCACCAACACTGTGGGCAGCTATAcctgctcctgccccagcaaTGCAGCGG GGGAGGGTCTGGGATGTGGCACTGCCTGCAGGTCCCACTCCTGCCCTGAGGGCTTCTGCAGCAATGGGGGACGCTGCCGCCTGCACCCCCCCTCCTGTACACCCACCTGTGAGTGTCCCCCAGCATTTACCGACCGGCACTGCGTGGTGGCAGGAGGGGACTTTCAGCCTCTGGCCAGTGCAG ATCTGCCCCAGAGGAGCGTGCTGCTGTGGGTCAGGGCAATGCAAAGTGCCACAGCTGAGGAAGTCAATGCCACT GTCTCAGCCATCCTGGGCTCTCTGGAGGTGAAGGCATTTTGGAGCAACGCCAATATCACCTGCAT GACAATTGATGGCCTCACCTTTGCTGTGGTGTCCAAATTTACctacaacagcagcagctttgtcaTCCAGTTCCTGAATGAGGAGTTGACAGCGGCCATCACCACTGCTTTCAATGGGCAGAGGGCACGGCGGGAGGTGGGTGCACATCTCCTCTTTGTACGCCTACACCTGGACAACATCACGGACCTGGTGAAAT TATCAGtgcctgagctgcagcactACTTCTCCTGCACGCTATATGGCTATGAGGGTTACCAGCTCGACTATGTGGGGACAAGCGGACTGACCTGCATCTCCCCCTGCAAGAAGGGCTACTGCCAGCACGGCGGCCACTGCCAACACCTGCCCGAGGGTCCCACATGCAG CTGCGTGCCCTTCTCCATCTTCTCCCCGGGTGGTGCCCACTGTGAGCAGCTCGCTGTCAGCCTCGCTGCTTTCATCAGCATCATGGTGGGggccctggcactgctctgcctcctgctctCCACTGCCTGTctggctgcacagctctgccgTCGGCATCGGGACCTCCGGGG GACCAAGGGGACCTTCTGGAGAGAGCGGCCGTTCTCCT CCCTGATAAAGGCAGAAGAGGGGGCAGAGGCCTCAGGAAGGCTCTGGGAACCGAAGCTCTGGGCTATCGATCCGTCCATCCAG ATGCAGTTCAAGAGACCCCACATCCTGCCTCCAAGCcaaggcactgtgcagccctaa